A region from the Branchiostoma lanceolatum isolate klBraLanc5 chromosome 2, klBraLanc5.hap2, whole genome shotgun sequence genome encodes:
- the LOC136426489 gene encoding uncharacterized protein, translating to MVVCKCLQVTATLMTKAPVAAAWVFSNPTTQAGLSAVLQRRLCDPRWEIRDSVFEFLAAVMAGSKDHGLVASWLVEGGFHCSIWDCVKSGYGYTQASALAALAQGPVISTVWEALLRDAHLTQNGVLDMLVQIVGSDVDTAVRTAAIGCLSFWVQKCERLRPAILKSSDEEQHQQQDQQPQQQQQQHQYEQQQKQKQQEQQEQQQQQENHRQQQKQQEESHRVAEAIVGEATYDLVVNCSDRSSGVKQLPLAAANPESTNQHHNRVLKILQAVTKDLDWEVKLAALGFWEHVIVYYLPGYVAGSVVQGSNPMCKTDVQSSDLGSEAHGQDRGSVVEGSNPAYKACSQHGGTDVQSSNPGYKAHSQDGGSDVQSSDPRYEAHSQSSRHEAGDADWSLALEKLSFHGCLKLLVEATDDYDRPVAEKACRMLKELKKAMISSPDQEQEDFITYLRETDFEKILETKTGEESSLESLLEDILSGARQREGNQKDCYDD from the exons ATGGTGGTGTGCAAGTGTCTTCAG GTGACTGCTACCCTGATGACCAAGGCCCCTGTAGCAGCTGCCTGGGTTTTCTCCAACCCGACGACCCAGGCTGGTCTGTCTGCTGTTCTTCAGCGCCGCCTGTGTGACCCACGCTGGGAGATACGGGACTCTGTCTTCGAGTTCCTGGCAGCTGTGATGGCCGGAAGTAAAG ACCATGGCCTGGTTGCATCCTGGCTTGTGGAGGGCGGTTTTCATTGCAGTATCTGGGACTGTGTGAAGAGTGGGTACGGCTACACTCAGGCCTCGGCCCTGGCAGCACTCGCACAGGGCCCTGTCATCTCAACTGTGTGGGAAGCTCTACTGAGGGACGCACACCTAACTCAG AATGGTGTGCTGGACATGTTGGTGCAGATTGTTGGCTCCGATGTGGACACAGCCGTGAGGACGGCAGCCATTGGGTGCCTCTCCTTCTGGGTGCAGAAGTGTGAAAGACTCAGACCTGCCATCCTGAAGTCTTCAGATGAAGAACAGCACCAACAACAAGACCaacaaccacaacaacaacaacaacaacatcaatatgaacaacaacagaaacagaaacagcaagaacaacaagaacaacagcagcaacaagaaaaccaccgacaacaacaaaagcaacaagAAGAGTCCCACAGAGTAGCAGAAGCTATTGTAGGAGAGGCAACCTATGACCTGGTTGTGAACTGCAGCGACAGGTCATCAGGGGTCAAACAGCTGCCATTGGCTGCTGCTAACCCTGAGtcgaccaatcagcaccacAACCGTGTCTTGAAGATCCTGCAGGCTGTGACGAAGGACCTCGACTGGGAGGTGAAACTGGCGGCTCTGGGTTTCTGGGAACACGTGATTGTGTACTACCTTCCTGGGTATGTAGCAGGATCTGTAGTGCAGGGTTCTAATCCCATGTGCAAAACTGATGTCCAGAGTTCCGATCTCGGGTCAGAGGCACATGGCCAGGATAGGGGATCTGTAGTTGAGGGTTCCAATCCTGCCTACAAAGCATGCAGCCAGCATGGGGGAACTGATGTCCAGAGTTCCAATCCCGGGTACAAGGCACACAGCCAGGATGGGGGATCTGATGTACAGAGTTCCGATCCCAGATACGAGGCTCACAGCCAGAGTTCCAGGCATGAGGCAGGTGATGCAGACTGGAGTCTTGCCCTGGAGAAGCTGTCCTTCCACGGCTGCCTGAAGCTGCTTGTAGAAGCTACGGATGACTACGACAGGCCGGTAGCAGAAAAGGCCTGTAGGATGCTGAAGGAGCTAAAGAAAGCAATGATTTCTAGTCCTGACCAAGAACAGGAAGATTTCATCACCTACTTAAGGGAAACAGATTTTGAGAAGATTCTTGAGACGAAAACGGGCGAAGAAAGCAGCTTGGAGTCTTTGTTGGAAGACATCTTGTCTGGTGCAAGGCAAAGGGAAGGAAACCAGAAGGACTGCTACGATGATTAA
- the LOC136426490 gene encoding uncharacterized protein, with amino-acid sequence MITLDGFSALRARPDLLKELFVEVPRSPKFKVPNIRDSWLKGLRSLVSHRDGLRWLLTSDVLPQVVKCTTDSSRFVALSACRLLASSLVLSHSLTSTDSPVAMATHPPVTMATHPPVTMAMQHKTSPNPPVTMATQHLASPNPPVTMATQCLASTSPPVTMATQHLASTDPPVTMATEHPAIPNMAENADLASSTATIFSYLYDQLNSLDPGCTAAGLKVIAEVWRLTSGQQLTSDPMRSWSPLTSDLTRKWFPLLRSNSREVRTSAREVLQAVLDQRSDTADLVPDWETLLSLPAVLADPREAGQVIAVLCVSPPLPRGFPEDYYDRLLQQTLQPLHRVLQTSQAQKSSRAVVSAVCCSLSALETFISKVGPGV; translated from the exons ATgat CACCCTGGATGGGTTCTCTGCTTTACGTGCGCGACCAGACCTGCTGAAGGAATTATTTGTGGAAGTCCCTCGCAGCCCGAAGTTCAAAGTGCCAAACATCAGGGACAGCTGGTTGAAGGGGCTGCGCTCGCTTGTCAGTCACAGGGACGGGCTCCGCTGGCTCCTGACTTCAG ATGTTCTACCCCAGGTGGTGAAGTGCACCACAGACAGCAGCAGGTTTGTGGCCTTGTCGGCCTGCAGACTTCTCGCCTCGTCTCTCGTCCTCTCACACAGTCTCACCAGCACAGACTCacctgtcgccatggcaacacacccacctgtcaccatggcaacacacCCACCTGTCACCATGGCAATGCAGCATAAGACCAGCCCCAACCCacctgtcaccatggcaacacagCATCTGGCCAGCCCCAACCCtcctgtcaccatggcaacacagTGTCTAGCTAGCACCAGCCCacctgtcaccatggcaacacaacATCTGGCCAGCACTGACCcacctgttaccatggcaacagagcATCCAGCCATCCCAAATATGGCAGAAAATGCAGACCTAGCCAGTTCGACAGCAACAATTTTTTCCTACCTTTACGATCAATTAAACAGCCTTGACCCAGGATGCACAGCAGCGGGGTTAAAGGTGATTGCAGAAGTGTGGCGGCTGACCTCAGGCCAgcagctgacctctgaccccatGAGGAGCTGGTCccctttgacctctgacctcacgaGGAAATGGTTTCCGCTGCTGAGGTCGAACAGCCGTGAGGTCAGGACATCTGCACGGGAAGTTCTACAGGCAGTTCTGGACCAGCGCAGCGACACGGCTGACCTTGTCCCAGACTGGGAGACATTGCTGTCCCTTCCTGCTGTCCTGGCTGACCCCAGGGAGGCTGGACAGGTCATCGCTGTGCTGTGTGTTTCTCCGCCTCTGCCGAGGGGCTTCCCGGAGGATTACTATGATAGACTGCTGCAGCAGACCCTGCAGCCACTGCACAGGGTTCTGCAGACATCACAGGCACAGAAGTCAAGCCGCGCAGTCGTGTCTGCTGTGTGCTGCAGTCTCTCTGCACTGGAGACCTTCATCTCCAAGGTGGGCCCCGGGGTTTGA